The following proteins are encoded in a genomic region of Galbibacter sp. BG1:
- the fusA gene encoding elongation factor G, translated as MAQRDLKYTRNIGIAAHIDAGKTTTTERILFYTGVSHKIGEVHDGAATMDWMEQEQERGITITSAATTCTWRFPMENAQETPETKGYHFNIIDTPGHVDFTVEVNRSLRVLDGLVFLFSAVDGVEPQSETNWRLADNYGVPRIGFVNKMDRQGSNFLAVANQVKEMLGSNAVPIVLPIGDESDFRGIVDLVKNRAIVWHEDNFGSTFDVVDIPEDMKEEVQEYRAKLIEEVAEYDENLLEKFFEDESSITEEEIHAALRAAVMDRAIIPMICGSSFKNKGVQFLLDAVCRYLPSPVDKDGVVGTNPDTGAEERRKPDVAAPFAALAFKIATDPFVGRLAFFRAYSGRLDAGSYVLNNRSGKKERISRIYQMHSNKQNAIEYIEAGDIGAAVGFKDIKTGDTLSDEKAPIVLESMDFPDPVIGIAVEPKTKADVDKMGMALAKLAEEDPTFTARTDEASGQTIISGMGELHLDIIVDRLKREFKVEVNQGQPQVEYKESITQKAQHREVYKKQSGGRGKFADIVFTLEPAEEGKLGLEFVSEIKGGNVPKEFVPSIEKGFKEAMKNGPLAGYEVDAMKVTLTDGSYHDVDSDQLSFELAAKLGFKAAARAAKAVIMEPIMKLEVLTPEESMGDIVGDLNRRRGQVNNMSDRAGSKVIKASVPLSEMFGYVTSLRTLSSGRATSTMEFSHYAETPSNISEAVIKEAKGVEA; from the coding sequence ATGGCACAAAGAGATTTAAAATATACAAGAAATATAGGAATTGCGGCTCATATTGATGCTGGTAAAACAACAACAACAGAGCGTATTCTTTTTTATACCGGAGTTTCCCACAAAATTGGAGAAGTGCACGATGGTGCTGCTACAATGGACTGGATGGAGCAAGAGCAGGAAAGAGGTATTACCATTACTTCTGCGGCTACTACATGTACTTGGAGATTCCCAATGGAGAATGCGCAAGAAACTCCAGAGACTAAAGGGTATCACTTTAATATTATCGATACTCCCGGGCACGTAGATTTTACGGTAGAAGTAAACCGTTCTTTACGTGTTCTTGATGGGTTGGTTTTCTTGTTTAGTGCGGTTGATGGTGTTGAGCCTCAGTCTGAAACTAACTGGAGATTGGCCGATAACTACGGGGTTCCTAGAATTGGTTTCGTTAACAAAATGGACCGTCAGGGGTCTAACTTCTTAGCTGTTGCAAATCAGGTTAAAGAGATGTTAGGTTCTAATGCTGTTCCAATTGTTTTGCCTATTGGTGATGAAAGTGATTTTAGAGGAATTGTAGATTTAGTAAAAAATAGAGCTATTGTATGGCATGAAGATAACTTCGGTTCTACTTTTGATGTAGTGGATATTCCTGAAGATATGAAGGAGGAAGTTCAAGAGTACCGTGCAAAATTAATCGAAGAAGTTGCTGAGTATGATGAAAATCTACTTGAGAAATTCTTTGAAGATGAAAGCTCTATAACTGAAGAAGAAATTCATGCTGCGCTTCGGGCTGCGGTTATGGATAGAGCAATCATCCCTATGATTTGTGGTTCTTCATTTAAAAATAAAGGTGTTCAGTTCTTATTAGATGCTGTTTGTCGTTATTTACCTTCGCCGGTAGATAAAGATGGTGTTGTAGGGACGAACCCAGATACTGGTGCTGAAGAAAGACGTAAGCCAGATGTTGCTGCGCCTTTTGCTGCATTGGCATTTAAAATTGCAACCGATCCTTTCGTGGGTCGTTTAGCTTTCTTCCGTGCATATTCTGGTAGATTAGATGCTGGTTCTTATGTGTTAAACAATAGATCTGGTAAAAAAGAGCGTATTTCACGTATCTACCAAATGCACTCCAATAAACAAAATGCTATTGAGTATATTGAAGCTGGAGATATTGGAGCGGCTGTTGGTTTTAAAGATATTAAAACTGGAGATACGTTGTCTGATGAAAAAGCACCTATCGTACTTGAAAGTATGGACTTCCCAGATCCAGTAATTGGTATCGCTGTGGAGCCTAAAACAAAAGCTGATGTGGATAAAATGGGGATGGCTTTGGCTAAATTGGCCGAAGAAGATCCAACGTTTACTGCTAGAACAGATGAGGCTTCTGGGCAAACTATTATTTCTGGAATGGGTGAGCTTCACTTAGATATTATCGTAGATCGTTTAAAGCGTGAGTTTAAAGTAGAAGTTAACCAAGGTCAGCCTCAGGTTGAGTACAAAGAATCTATTACGCAAAAAGCACAACACAGAGAAGTTTATAAAAAGCAATCTGGTGGTCGTGGTAAATTTGCAGACATTGTATTTACACTTGAGCCTGCTGAAGAAGGTAAGCTTGGTTTAGAATTTGTTTCTGAAATTAAAGGTGGTAACGTTCCTAAAGAATTTGTTCCATCCATTGAAAAAGGATTCAAGGAAGCAATGAAAAATGGTCCGTTAGCGGGTTATGAAGTAGATGCGATGAAAGTTACTTTAACTGACGGTTCTTACCACGATGTGGATTCCGATCAGCTTTCATTCGAATTGGCTGCTAAACTAGGATTTAAAGCTGCTGCAAGAGCTGCAAAAGCTGTAATCATGGAGCCAATCATGAAATTAGAAGTGTTAACTCCTGAGGAAAGTATGGGAGATATTGTAGGTGACCTTAACCGTCGTCGTGGTCAAGTTAACAACATGAGCGATAGGGCAGGTTCGAAAGTAATTAAGGCAAGTGTTCCATTATCAGAGATGTTTGGTTATGTAACTTCTTTACGTACTTTATCATCTGGTAGAGCTACCTCTACTATGGAATTTTCACATTATGCTGAAACACCTTCAAATATATCTGAAGCTGTAATTAAGGAAGCAAAAGGAGTTGAAGCTTAA
- the rpsG gene encoding 30S ribosomal protein S7: protein MRKRQAKKRPLLPDPRFNDQLVTRFVNMMMWDGKKSVAFKVFYDAIDIVEEKKQDEEKTALEIWKDALSNVMPHVEVRSRRVGGATFQIPMQIRPDRKVSMAMKWLISYSRKRNEKSMAQKLAGEVLAAAKEEGAAVKKRVDTHKMAEANKAFSHFRF from the coding sequence ATGAGAAAAAGACAGGCCAAAAAGAGACCTCTTTTACCAGATCCAAGGTTTAATGATCAATTAGTGACGCGTTTCGTTAATATGATGATGTGGGATGGTAAAAAGTCTGTAGCTTTCAAAGTTTTCTATGATGCAATTGATATCGTAGAAGAGAAAAAACAAGACGAAGAAAAAACTGCCCTAGAAATTTGGAAAGATGCTTTATCTAATGTTATGCCACACGTAGAGGTTAGAAGCCGTCGTGTTGGTGGTGCTACATTCCAAATTCCAATGCAGATTAGACCAGATAGAAAAGTATCTATGGCTATGAAGTGGTTGATTAGTTATTCTCGTAAGAGAAATGAAAAATCAATGGCTCAGAAATTAGCCGGTGAAGTTCTTGCAGCTGCCAAAGAAGAAGGTGCAGCGGTTAAGAAAAGAGTGGATACTCATAAAATGGCTGAAGCAAATAAAGCATTCTCTCACTTTAGATTTTAG
- the rpsL gene encoding 30S ribosomal protein S12: MPTISQLVRKGRATITKKSKSAALDSCPQRRGVCTRVYTTTPKKPNSAMRKVARVRLTNGKEVNAYIPGEGHNLQEHSIVLVRGGRVKDLPGVRYHIVRGALDTAGVQGRTQRRSKYGAKRPKK; encoded by the coding sequence ATGCCAACAATTTCACAATTAGTACGAAAAGGAAGAGCCACGATTACTAAGAAGAGTAAATCGGCTGCTTTAGATTCGTGTCCTCAAAGAAGAGGGGTTTGTACGCGTGTTTACACTACTACACCTAAGAAGCCAAACTCAGCTATGCGTAAAGTAGCAAGGGTTCGTCTTACCAATGGTAAAGAAGTGAATGCTTACATCCCTGGAGAAGGTCACAATTTACAAGAGCACTCGATAGTATTAGTAAGAGGCGGAAGGGTTAAGGATTTACCAGGAGTTAGGTATCACATCGTTCGTGGTGCTTTAGATACTGCTGGAGTTCAAGGAAGAACGCAACGTAGATCTAAATACGGAGCAAAACGCCCTAAGAAGTAA
- a CDS encoding SusC/RagA family TonB-linked outer membrane protein, translating to MRTKFSGFLTLLIALIVQVSFAQEKTVTGVVKDQDGLPLPGANVVVKGTSTGTQTDFDGIYSIQASTGDVLVYSFVGQTTEERTVGASNSINVTLAQDATELEAVVVNALGIEVNRGSLASSISEVDAGAIQNSGETSIAKGLSGKASGVQIINTSGDAGSSAYIQIRGQSTITRSLQPLIVVDGIPISNDEIGGGVDGVVQQSRIGDINPNDIESLEVLKGASAAALWGSRAGNGVIVITTKKGKGVDQGDLKVSISTTYSHDEPNDILDTQDIFGRGSNGIAALGTSANANSWGDKISERPGGPDFVDSASPNYFVARDGDIYYPITEKRSRENFNDSNYEDVINSGYYLENNVSFSGATKSGNYFMSVSNLDQEGIVRSNDYNRTTARLNSEFRLNDRIKFKGTATYSNITSNRIQQGSNTSGLLLGLYRTPADFDNSDYIGTRYANGIPVTENSHRAYRRQLGTVDRQSPIYNNPLWTTDVQQNPNTVDRFILGGTFEAEATDWLKLIARGGVDHYVDERMALYPVNSAENNGQGSFNEQLYASTQTNIDFIGTGNFDITEKLNFNYLAGLNFNKRRFEQRGGSYVNFILDTDKIFYENAIVANRRSTIDESEVRISAGYANVAFDYDNLLYLSLTGRAETASTFGDNEIFYYPSAEFGFSFANLVNNQQTFSKGKLRLTYGEVGIEPAAYATTTYYSSAAGAEGYGPAYDSGAYDGSFVRSAFEGNSDLQPERKKEFEVGVDLGFFSNRLTLNATYYSNETEGALFTVARPGSTGFAGRYANAASLENKGFEIDFSFDIIRSADFTWNLYGNWSRNRNEVTRLTGTESLFLNGFAGTSSRAVEGEPVGVLWGGRYQRNDDGSLALDSNGFPTVAPTEGVIGDPNPDWRGGLGTSFRYKGLTVSTLFDASVGGDIWDGTNGALTVFGRTPITANEVTVSAADAATINNISGTTINNISYANQNSDGSYTVRGNLEDFGAGTVLLDQPYYSGIGGGFGPIAEQFIKDGSWVKLREISIGYLLNSEGFRNATGFVDSMEFTLSGRNLVYWSKDDFGQDPETNLTGASNGRGLQYFNNPATRSYLATIKINF from the coding sequence ATGAGAACAAAGTTCAGTGGATTTTTAACGCTTTTAATAGCGTTAATTGTGCAAGTGTCTTTTGCACAAGAAAAAACCGTAACAGGGGTGGTTAAGGACCAAGATGGCCTGCCGTTACCTGGAGCGAACGTAGTAGTTAAGGGTACTTCTACGGGCACCCAAACAGATTTTGATGGAATATACTCCATCCAAGCCAGTACAGGAGATGTCTTAGTTTATTCTTTCGTAGGACAAACAACTGAAGAAAGAACGGTTGGGGCTTCTAACTCAATCAACGTTACTTTAGCCCAAGATGCTACAGAACTTGAAGCTGTAGTAGTAAACGCATTGGGTATCGAAGTTAACCGAGGCTCCTTAGCATCTTCTATATCAGAAGTTGATGCAGGTGCAATACAGAACTCTGGTGAAACGAGTATCGCCAAAGGTCTTTCTGGTAAAGCATCAGGGGTGCAAATCATTAACACTTCTGGTGATGCAGGTTCAAGTGCATATATCCAAATTAGAGGACAAAGTACTATCACGCGAAGCTTACAACCACTTATCGTAGTAGACGGTATCCCAATCAGTAATGATGAAATCGGCGGTGGAGTTGATGGTGTTGTTCAACAGTCAAGAATTGGAGATATTAATCCAAATGACATAGAGAGCCTTGAAGTTTTAAAAGGAGCTTCTGCCGCAGCCCTTTGGGGTTCAAGAGCAGGTAATGGTGTTATTGTAATTACAACTAAAAAAGGTAAAGGAGTGGATCAAGGAGATTTAAAAGTATCTATTTCTACGACTTACAGTCACGACGAACCAAATGACATATTAGACACTCAAGATATTTTTGGTAGAGGGTCTAATGGTATTGCTGCTCTTGGCACAAGTGCGAATGCAAACTCTTGGGGAGATAAAATTAGTGAAAGACCAGGAGGTCCAGATTTCGTTGATAGCGCATCTCCTAATTATTTTGTAGCAAGAGATGGAGATATATACTATCCTATTACCGAAAAGAGAAGTAGAGAGAATTTTAATGACAGTAACTACGAAGACGTAATAAATAGCGGATATTATTTAGAAAATAATGTAAGCTTCAGTGGTGCTACTAAATCTGGAAACTACTTTATGAGCGTTTCTAATTTAGATCAAGAAGGTATCGTTAGAAGCAACGACTACAACAGAACTACCGCAAGACTAAACTCGGAATTTCGTTTAAACGATCGCATTAAATTTAAAGGTACTGCTACCTATTCGAATATTACATCAAATAGAATCCAGCAAGGTTCAAACACAAGTGGACTGCTCCTGGGTCTTTACAGAACGCCAGCAGATTTTGACAACAGCGACTACATTGGAACACGTTACGCAAATGGCATTCCTGTAACAGAGAACAGCCATAGAGCATACAGAAGACAATTAGGTACGGTAGATAGACAATCTCCAATTTACAATAACCCATTATGGACTACCGATGTACAACAGAATCCGAATACTGTAGATAGATTTATTTTAGGAGGAACTTTTGAAGCAGAAGCTACAGATTGGCTAAAATTAATTGCTAGAGGTGGTGTAGATCATTATGTGGATGAGAGAATGGCCTTATACCCAGTAAATTCTGCGGAAAATAATGGGCAAGGTTCTTTCAATGAGCAACTTTACGCTTCTACACAAACAAACATTGACTTTATAGGTACTGGTAATTTTGATATTACAGAAAAACTAAATTTTAATTATCTAGCAGGTTTGAACTTTAATAAAAGAAGATTTGAACAAAGAGGGGGTAGCTATGTAAACTTCATTTTAGATACTGACAAGATTTTCTACGAGAATGCAATTGTTGCAAACAGAAGATCTACAATAGATGAGAGTGAAGTACGTATTTCTGCTGGTTATGCAAATGTTGCTTTCGATTATGACAATTTGTTGTATTTGAGCTTAACGGGAAGAGCAGAAACCGCATCAACTTTTGGGGACAACGAAATATTCTATTACCCATCTGCCGAATTCGGTTTTAGCTTCGCTAACCTTGTGAATAATCAACAAACTTTTTCTAAAGGAAAGTTAAGATTAACCTATGGAGAAGTAGGTATCGAGCCTGCTGCTTATGCAACTACCACTTATTACTCAAGTGCGGCAGGAGCTGAAGGATACGGGCCTGCTTACGACTCTGGAGCTTATGATGGATCGTTTGTAAGAAGTGCTTTTGAAGGAAATTCAGATTTACAACCAGAACGCAAAAAAGAGTTTGAAGTTGGTGTTGACTTAGGATTTTTCTCAAATAGATTAACGCTTAACGCTACTTATTATTCTAATGAAACTGAAGGAGCATTGTTTACAGTAGCAAGACCTGGATCTACAGGTTTTGCAGGAAGATATGCCAACGCAGCATCACTAGAAAATAAAGGTTTTGAAATTGACTTCAGCTTTGACATTATTAGAAGTGCCGACTTTACATGGAATTTATACGGTAACTGGAGTAGAAACCGCAATGAAGTTACTAGACTAACCGGAACTGAATCTTTATTCTTAAATGGTTTTGCAGGAACTTCTTCCAGAGCTGTAGAAGGTGAACCTGTAGGTGTACTATGGGGCGGAAGATACCAAAGAAATGATGATGGCAGCCTAGCCTTAGATAGTAATGGATTCCCTACCGTTGCACCAACTGAAGGTGTAATTGGAGATCCAAACCCTGATTGGAGAGGTGGCCTTGGTACTTCATTTAGATATAAAGGACTTACGGTTTCCACTTTGTTTGATGCTTCTGTAGGTGGAGATATCTGGGACGGTACCAATGGTGCTTTAACGGTTTTCGGAAGAACTCCTATTACCGCAAATGAAGTGACCGTTTCGGCTGCAGATGCTGCAACTATAAATAATATTTCGGGAACTACTATTAACAATATATCTTATGCAAACCAAAATTCTGATGGTTCTTACACAGTACGTGGTAACCTTGAAGATTTTGGTGCTGGAACAGTTCTTTTAGATCAACCATATTACTCTGGAATAGGTGGAGGTTTTGGTCCTATAGCCGAGCAATTTATAAAAGATGGTTCTTGGGTTAAATTGCGTGAGATTTCAATTGGATATTTATTGAACTCTGAAGGATTTAGAAATGCAACTGGTTTTGTAGATAGCATGGAGTTTACCTTATCTGGTCGTAACTTAGTGTATTGGTCTAAAGACGATTTTGGCCAAGATCCTGAGACTAACCTTACAGGTGCTTCAAACGGGAGAGGATTACAGTACTTCAATAACCCTGCTACTCGCTCGTACTTAGCAACGATAAAAATTAATTTCTAA
- a CDS encoding SusD/RagB family nutrient-binding outer membrane lipoprotein — MKNIRFLAYTLIVCLGIGSCTSFVEDINDDPNRPVDAPSIKLVQGVILSNQFWQSAEAARLGMIWLNQASGSDRQYIALNDWNATPATNFDDTWNEAYVGTIAQSQILQEKAAAAVNPNLVGMAQVLEANAFGTLTSLFGDIPFSEANNPEFTNPTYESQTTVYAGVQAILDEAIANLSANDVLGLPSEDIVYDGDTSKWIALAYTLKARYYLHVGDYASAISAAQNGIMDADGDYKSRYGTVFGASFNPYYDFLVYNRPGYMSAIDSYGAQLLDPATGLYRGNAKTDESARFAFNYIKGANWYNAGYELNFYSQYDWGTADGKFGTESDMPLATYGENLQIIAESQARLNGFAAGLAAYNDYRALLNTGYSIGLNNDGYADWGDPFMYDAYTAADFATGGIENPDGVDQLEALLSEIAEERYVYFIGSFEAFVDFNRTDNAAGVTLKNFNGNAERFIYPQVEINGNSSVPSPLPSVLEPTPVNQ; from the coding sequence ATGAAAAATATAAGATTTTTAGCATATACCTTAATCGTTTGTTTGGGCATTGGTTCTTGTACAAGCTTTGTTGAGGATATAAATGACGATCCAAACAGACCTGTGGATGCGCCTTCAATTAAATTAGTACAGGGTGTTATTTTATCAAATCAATTCTGGCAATCAGCAGAAGCAGCTAGATTAGGAATGATATGGCTGAACCAGGCTTCAGGATCAGACAGACAATATATCGCACTTAATGATTGGAACGCTACTCCAGCTACCAATTTTGACGATACTTGGAACGAGGCTTATGTAGGAACTATTGCACAAAGTCAAATTTTACAAGAAAAGGCTGCTGCAGCTGTTAACCCTAACTTGGTTGGGATGGCACAAGTTTTAGAAGCCAATGCTTTTGGTACTTTAACTTCATTATTTGGTGATATTCCATTTAGTGAAGCAAATAACCCAGAGTTTACCAACCCAACATACGAAAGTCAAACAACTGTTTATGCTGGAGTTCAAGCAATCCTCGATGAAGCCATTGCAAACTTAAGCGCAAATGATGTATTAGGATTACCTTCTGAGGATATTGTTTATGATGGAGACACCTCAAAATGGATTGCTCTTGCATACACCCTAAAGGCTCGTTATTACCTACATGTTGGTGATTATGCTTCCGCAATTTCTGCTGCTCAAAATGGTATCATGGATGCGGACGGAGATTACAAATCACGCTATGGCACTGTGTTCGGAGCTAGTTTCAATCCTTACTACGACTTTTTGGTATATAATCGCCCAGGTTATATGTCGGCAATTGACTCATACGGAGCCCAATTACTAGACCCCGCTACTGGACTATATAGAGGAAATGCAAAAACTGATGAAAGTGCACGTTTTGCGTTTAATTATATAAAAGGAGCAAATTGGTATAATGCCGGTTATGAGCTTAACTTCTATTCACAATACGACTGGGGTACAGCAGATGGTAAGTTTGGTACAGAATCAGACATGCCTTTGGCTACCTATGGGGAAAACCTGCAAATCATTGCTGAATCTCAAGCGCGCCTAAATGGTTTTGCTGCTGGATTAGCTGCTTACAACGATTATAGAGCATTACTTAATACAGGGTATTCTATAGGTTTAAATAACGATGGATATGCCGATTGGGGAGATCCATTTATGTACGACGCTTACACAGCCGCCGATTTTGCAACTGGGGGAATTGAAAATCCTGACGGAGTAGATCAACTGGAAGCATTGTTGAGCGAAATTGCAGAGGAGCGTTATGTTTACTTTATTGGTAGTTTTGAAGCATTTGTTGACTTTAACAGAACTGACAATGCTGCCGGGGTAACACTTAAAAATTTCAACGGAAATGCAGAAAGGTTTATATATCCACAGGTAGAGATTAATGGTAACTCAAGTGTACCTTCACCTCTTCCTTCGGTATTGGAACCAACACCCGTTAACCAATAA
- a CDS encoding carboxypeptidase-like regulatory domain-containing protein, whose product MRLKFNWMLTLFMALVLQFSYAQEKTISGVVIDQDGMPLPEANVMIKGTTKGTQTDFDGNYSVSTETGKVLVFSYVGQKTVEKKSWRCQYHRRSSRTRLPSP is encoded by the coding sequence ATGAGATTGAAGTTTAATTGGATGCTAACGCTTTTTATGGCGTTAGTGTTACAATTCTCCTATGCACAGGAGAAAACGATTTCCGGGGTGGTTATAGACCAAGATGGTATGCCATTGCCTGAAGCCAATGTAATGATTAAAGGAACCACAAAAGGAACCCAAACAGATTTTGACGGAAATTATTCTGTTTCTACAGAAACCGGAAAAGTTTTGGTTTTTTCTTATGTGGGTCAAAAAACAGTTGAAAAAAAAAGTTGGAGGTGCCAGTACCATAGACGTAGTTCTAGAACAAGACTCCCAAGCCCTTGA
- a CDS encoding TonB-dependent receptor plug domain-containing protein, with the protein MKKKVGGASTIDVVLEQDSQALEEVIVVGYGTSTKESFTGTATKVDSESIEKKSVSNISQALAGEAAGVRVINTSGQPDSAATVRIRGFGSVNGNRDPLYIVDGVPFVGNISAINPADIKSTTILKDASATAIYGSRGANGVVVITTKNGKGQESYIEVETKTGQNMSLIPRSNTISSPEQYIGLSWEGLYNKGVIRGVSDPTAYANQNLFSGSGIDPKYNMWNVADGGELINPSTGQVREGVTRKYNPENWEDYAFQPANRLEANLKIGGGNEKTSYFTSFGYLKDNGYTINSDYERISTRLNLRHEVKDWLEGSVNIGYTISDANNNGQSEDSGSVFWFVDNIPSIYPLFLRDNNGNIV; encoded by the coding sequence TTGAAAAAAAAAGTTGGAGGTGCCAGTACCATAGACGTAGTTCTAGAACAAGACTCCCAAGCCCTTGAAGAAGTTATAGTAGTAGGTTACGGTACCTCTACTAAAGAATCCTTTACTGGTACTGCAACCAAGGTAGACTCAGAATCTATTGAAAAGAAAAGTGTTTCCAACATTTCCCAAGCGTTAGCCGGTGAGGCAGCTGGGGTTAGGGTTATAAACACTTCTGGACAACCTGATTCTGCAGCGACAGTTCGTATACGTGGATTTGGTTCTGTAAACGGTAATAGAGACCCACTTTACATTGTAGACGGTGTGCCGTTTGTAGGAAATATTAGTGCCATCAACCCAGCCGACATTAAATCTACAACTATTTTAAAGGATGCATCGGCAACTGCTATTTATGGTTCACGTGGGGCAAATGGAGTGGTTGTTATTACTACGAAAAATGGAAAAGGTCAAGAATCTTATATCGAAGTAGAAACAAAAACTGGTCAAAACATGAGTTTGATCCCTCGATCAAACACCATCAGTTCTCCTGAACAATACATAGGTTTAAGCTGGGAAGGACTTTATAATAAAGGTGTAATTCGAGGAGTGTCTGATCCCACAGCTTATGCAAACCAAAATTTATTTAGTGGATCTGGAATCGATCCTAAATATAATATGTGGAATGTAGCAGATGGCGGTGAACTTATAAATCCGAGTACCGGACAAGTAAGGGAAGGCGTAACCCGCAAATACAATCCAGAAAACTGGGAAGACTACGCTTTTCAACCCGCAAACAGACTGGAGGCGAATCTTAAAATTGGTGGAGGTAATGAAAAAACGAGTTACTTTACTTCGTTTGGCTACCTAAAAGACAATGGATACACCATTAATTCTGACTACGAACGTATCTCTACAAGATTAAATCTAAGACATGAAGTTAAAGATTGGCTGGAAGGATCTGTGAATATTGGTTATACAATTTCAGACGCCAACAATAATGGACAATCTGAAGACTCTGGAAGTGTTTTCTGGTTTGTAGACAATATCCCTTCCATCTACCCTCTGTTTCTAAGGGATAACAATGGAAATATCGTTTAA
- a CDS encoding TonB-dependent receptor domain-containing protein, with protein MADANYATNETKRHEINSNAALNFVFSDHLTLENRVGIQYYNDSFDNLENPFYGPSASQNGSIYKTKTELFSYNILNLLRYKNSFGDHSIEALIAHEANSWEQKFMDSFKSNLVNPDGDELNNAVVTNPPSSYTEDFTLESYFSQLNYNFRNKYFVSGTVRRDGSSRFKNDKWGTFGSVGAAWAVSRKEFMQNQNVFSNLKLKTSYGIIGEQGGVGYYPGYDLYNVGNLNGDISLIFDDKGNPDLTWETSKMFQVGMESSFNKFLDVTVDYYVKNTDNLIFDRRVGPSTGYSSIQVNDGKLRNAGIEFDLQGHIFKTEDFYLDLGINGEILNNELTAMPIDPSTGEQKVLNIDGYFGQSVGHSIYDFYMREWAGVDPQDGSAMWNQYFFDANGDGSLQAGEETISSMTEYLAQYPERQNAIGKTETKVYQNATQKYVDKSAIADVRGAFRLLTGYKGFNLSAQFLYGIGGYSYDFVYASLMSNDQVGNSQWHTDILDRWQEPGDITNVPRLSSNQSGDQNFSSTSTRFLTKADYLSLNNIRFGYTIPQNYVQQIGLS; from the coding sequence ATTGCAGATGCCAACTATGCCACTAACGAAACAAAGCGCCATGAAATTAATTCTAATGCGGCGCTTAACTTTGTATTTTCAGATCATTTAACCCTAGAAAATAGAGTTGGTATTCAGTACTACAACGACAGTTTTGACAATCTTGAAAATCCTTTCTACGGACCAAGTGCTAGTCAAAACGGTTCGATATACAAAACAAAAACTGAACTTTTCAGTTACAATATTCTGAATCTATTGCGATATAAGAACAGCTTTGGAGACCACAGCATAGAAGCCTTAATCGCTCATGAAGCAAATTCTTGGGAACAAAAATTCATGGATTCTTTTAAATCCAACCTAGTAAATCCAGATGGCGATGAGTTAAACAATGCCGTAGTTACCAATCCTCCTTCCTCTTACACGGAAGACTTCACCCTGGAAAGCTACTTCTCTCAATTAAACTACAACTTCAGAAACAAATACTTTGTATCTGGAACTGTAAGACGTGATGGATCTTCTAGGTTCAAGAATGATAAATGGGGAACTTTTGGCTCTGTAGGTGCTGCATGGGCAGTTAGCCGCAAAGAATTTATGCAAAATCAAAATGTTTTCAGCAATCTTAAACTAAAAACCAGTTACGGTATTATTGGAGAGCAAGGCGGAGTTGGTTATTACCCAGGATACGATCTCTATAATGTTGGTAATTTAAATGGTGATATTTCTTTAATATTTGATGACAAAGGAAACCCAGACCTAACTTGGGAAACCTCCAAAATGTTCCAGGTAGGAATGGAATCTAGCTTCAATAAGTTCTTGGATGTTACTGTGGACTATTACGTTAAAAATACCGACAACTTGATATTCGACCGCAGAGTGGGGCCTTCAACTGGTTATTCATCTATTCAAGTGAATGACGGTAAATTAAGAAACGCTGGTATAGAGTTCGATTTGCAAGGTCATATCTTTAAAACAGAAGATTTCTACTTAGACCTAGGCATCAATGGAGAGATTTTAAATAATGAGCTTACCGCTATGCCTATCGATCCTTCTACAGGAGAACAAAAAGTTTTAAATATCGACGGATACTTCGGACAGTCCGTAGGTCACTCCATTTACGATTTTTATATGAGAGAATGGGCTGGTGTAGACCCACAGGATGGTTCGGCAATGTGGAATCAATACTTCTTTGATGCTAACGGCGACGGATCATTGCAAGCTGGAGAAGAAACCATTTCTTCTATGACCGAATATTTAGCTCAGTATCCAGAAAGACAAAACGCCATTGGAAAGACAGAAACGAAAGTCTATCAAAATGCAACACAAAAGTACGTAGACAAATCGGCCATTGCAGATGTTCGAGGTGCCTTCCGCTTATTAACCGGTTATAAAGGTTTCAATTTAAGTGCTCAATTTTTATACGGAATTGGTGGATACTCTTACGACTTTGTATATGCAAGTTTAATGAGCAACGATCAAGTGGGGAACTCCCAATGGCATACCGACATCTTAGATAGATGGCAGGAGCCAGGAGACATAACTAACGTGCCAAGACTTTCAAGTAATCAATCTGGAGACCAAAACTTCTCCTCTACTTCTACCCGCTTTTTAACAAAAGCAGATTACTTAAGCTTGAACAACATTAGGTTTGGTTATACAATTCCTCAAAATTATGTTCAACAAATAGGATTATCCTAA